The region GCGGGACCGTCAGCGGCACTTGCGCCATCGGGTCGCCGGGGGCGAGTTGCAGCAGCAGGAAAATCACCAGGCTGATAAACAAAAGCGTCGGGATCGACAAAAGAAGTCGTCGGATGGTGAAGGTCAACATGGGCGTCGCCTTTGTAAGTCAGTCTGTGAGGGGGTGGGGGCGAGAGGGGGGCGTGCGGATGTCGCACACCCCCGAAGGTCGGTGAAGAGAGGCGCAGCGTGCCGCGCCTCTGTCTCAGATCACTCTTTCATGCGGTACCAATCGGCGGCATTCCACAGCTCGGAGTCCCATGTGTTCAGCACGACACCACCAAGAGTATTGGCAGCAGCCGAGACGCGACCACGGTCAACCAGCGGCAGGATCGAGTAGGTGTCTTTGGTCAGCATGTCGTTCAGCTTTTTGGCCAGTTCGCCACGCTTTTCCATTTCGCCGGTGCGGCCCAGTTCGGCCACCATGGTGTCATACTCTTCGTCACAGAAGCGGTTGATATTCTCACCCTGCCACTGTGTTTCCGGGCTTGGGAACTTGGCGCAGGTCCGCTGGGCAAGGTAGCTTTGCGGGTCGGTGCCATCGAAGTTGTTGGCGTACATTTCAACGTCTGCATAGAAACGCTGGAACGTGTCGGTCGAACCGGGGTCACCACCGAAGAAGACCGAAGAGTCGATGTTGCGCAATTCGGTTTCAACACCGATCTGGCTCCACCAATCCTTGATCAGCGCTTGGAAGTCCTGACGCACGGCGTTGGTCGAAGTCTGGTACAGCAGCGCCAGTTTCTTGCCGTCTTTGTCACGCACACCGTCGCCATCTGTGTCGGTCCAGCCCGCTTCGTCTAAGAGCGCCTTGGCGCCTTCGATGTCTTGGGTAAGACAGTCAGTGTTGTCAGAGGCGTAAAGCTCAGGTGCAGGCACCATGTTGCAGGTCGCGCGACCGGCTTGGCCGTAGCCAACTTCCACCAGCAGTTCGCGGTCAATCGCCATGGAAAGCGCGCGGCGGACTTTCTCATCGCTAAGGATCGGGTGCGGGTGTTTGGCGGTCGAACGCTCGCCCTCGGGCAGGTCGGGGGAGGCGTCTGTCATGTTCAGCTCAAGACGCTCAACCAACGTGCCGAATGCCGACATGGGCTTGCCCTTGCCGCCTTCGGCCATCTTGGCGATGACATCGGGGGCCAACTGCAGGTTCCAGGCATAGTCGAACTCACCTGTTTCCATCACGGCACGACCTGCGGCTGTCGCGTCGCCGCCGCCTTTGAAGGTCAGCGTGGCGAAGGCGGGTTTGCCAGCTTCGCGGAAGTTTTCGTTGGCAGCCATGGTGATCACGTCATTGGGACGGAATTCCGTGACGGTGAAAGGACCGGTGCCGATCGGATTAAAGTTGGCTTCGGTACACTCAGGTGCCTTGGCGCCCGTACAATCGGCGAACTGTGCCGCCTGAATGATCGGGGACTGGCCGCCCATGAAGGGGCCGTAGGGGTTCGGCATCGGCTCGGAGAAGGTGACCTTAACCGTCTGGTCATCGACCACGTCGACCGAGGAGACGCCTTCGAATTTGGCCAGCTGCGCACAGCCGCCTTCGGGGTTCATGCAGTAATCGGCAGTGAACTTCACGTCATTGGCGGTAACCGGGGAGCCATCGGACCAGACAAGACCGTCTTTTAGCTTCCATGTGATGGTCTTGAGGTCTTCGCTCACGCCGCCGTTTTCCAGCGTCGGGATCTCTGTCGCCAGATAGGGGACCAGCGCGCCGGTCTCATCGTAGCGGCCAAGGGGTTCGAGGATCAGCGAGGAGGCTTCAACATCTTTTGTGCCGCTCGACAGATAGGGGTTCAGGATCGAAGGTGCCTGCCAATAGATAATTTTGACTTCACCGTCGCGGCCGCGCTCGCCCTCATGGGCTTCGGCAAAGGCCATAGGGGCAAAAGCAGTCGATGCGACAGCCCCCATCAATAGGGTCTTCAATTTCATATCTTACTCCATGTTGGACACGTTGGCGTGCCGCTTATTGTCGGCGGGACTAGCCCCACCTTATTGTTGTCGCTCTGGAAAGAACATGAGCTTCACCCGCTAAACATGCCAAAACACGCAAAATTCAACCTGTGATCGAAGCGCTCTTTCCAAACCGCATGAGCCGTATCGAAACAGGTTTCCCAAAAATTGCAAGGGCGGACGTGGCGCATTTTTCACAAAGACCCAAGGCTGCGAGTCAGGTTTGACAGTCTCATGGCATTCGCCGTAGCGTCAGGCAAAATCTGCGCCGATAAAAATAACAGGGAAACAGATGCTGGATCACATAAGCGGGGCGCCAATCGCCCAAATTCAGGGCCTGCGCGTCGAATTTCAAACCAAAGATGGCCCCGTTGTCGGTGTTGAAGATGTCAGTTTTGACATCAATCCCGGTGAGACGGTTTGCGTGGTCGGAGAATCAGGATCGGGCAAATCCGTGTCTTCGTTGTCGCTGATGCGGCTGGTGGAATACGGCGGTGGTGAAATTGCAGGCGGTCGCCTCCTTTTTGAACGCGGCGAAAAAGGTCAGGTCGATCTCGCCGCCAGCAGCGGTAGCCTCATGCGCAAAATCCGCGGCAATGAGATCGGCATGATCTTCCAGGAGCCGATGACCGCGCTGAACCCCGTCTTCACCATCGGCAAGCAGATGACCGAAGGTCTGCGCCTGCATCTGAACATGTCGCGTAAAGAGGCCGAAGCCCGCGCGCTGGAACTGATGAAACAGGTCCGCATCCCCGAGCCGGAGCGGCGGCTGAAGCAATATCCGCATGAGCTGTCGGGCGGCATGCGCCAGCGCGTGGTGATCGCCATGGCGCTGGCTTGCGAGCCGCGCCTCTTGATCGCGGATGAGCCCACCACGGCGCTTGACGTGACCATTCAGGCCGAGATTCTCGCCTTGATGGACCGCTTGAAGCGCGAGACCGGGACGGCGGTGATGTTCATCACCCATGACATGGCCGTGGTGGCGCAGATGGCCGACCGTGTCGTCGTCATGTTCCGCGGGAAAAAGGTCGAAGAGGGCACGGTCGAAGAAATCTTTGAAAACCCCAAACACCCCTATACCAAGGCGCTGCTGGCCGCCGTGCCCAAACTCGGCGAAATGACGGGCAAGCCCTACCCGGAGCCGATGAAGCTGCTGGGTTCGGAAGACAAAGAAATCCTGCCGATCAAGGGCCGCCAAGAGGTGCTCCTTTCGGTCAAGAACCTGACCACGCGCTTTCCAGTGCAGGGCGGTTTCCTGCGCCGCACCGTCGCCAACGTCCACGCGGTAGAGGATCTGTCGTTTACGCTCAACAAGGGCCAGACGCTAAGCCTCGTTGGCGAATCGGGCTGTGGCAAATCCACGGCGGGCCGGTCGATTTTGCGTCTGGTGGAACCGATGTCGGGCGAAGTGAACCTCGACGGCGTCGATATCATGTCGCTGGATCAAAACGCCCTGCGCACCGCGCGGCTTGATATGCAGATGATCTTTCAAGACCCCTTTGCCTCGCTGAACCCGCAGATGCAGCTTTCCGATCAGGTGGCCGAGCCGATCCATAACTTCGCCACCCTCAAAGGGGCGGAGATCACCAAACGCGTTGAGATGCTCTTTGACCGGGTGGAACTGCCGCGCAGCTTCATGCGGCGCTTCCCGCATGAGCTCTCGGGCGGCCAGCGCCAGCGCGTCGCCATCGCCCGCGCGCTTGCCCTGAACCCCAAGCTGATCATTGCGGATGAGGCGGTCTCGGCCCTCGACGTGTCTGTGCAGGCACAGGTCTTGAACCTGATGATGGAGCTTCAGGCCGAAATGGAACTCTCTTTCCTCTTCATCAGCCACGACATGGCCGTGGTGGAGCGGGTGAGCCATTACGTCGGCGTGATGTATCTGGGCCGGATCGTCGAGCTAGGCTCGCGCCAGCGGGTATTTGAGAACCCGCAGCACCCCTATACGCAGGCGCTGATGAAAGCGGTACCGATCGCCGATCCGCGGCGGCGCAAGTCCGAGAAGGATTTGAACTTCAAACCAATCCCATCGCCGATACACCCTGCCTCCTATGTGCCCGAGCCTTCAATCTACAAAGAGGTCGAGCCGGGGCATCACGTGCTCATCACCGACAGCGGCTATTGAAAGAACACCCATGACCGAACGCCTGACCCCGCTCGAGCTGATGACCAAGCTCATCAGCTTTCCCACCGTGTCACGGGACACCAACATCCCGCTGATCGACTGGGTGGCAGACTACCTCGCCTCGCACGGGATCGAGAGCCACCGCTACGTGGACCCCGAGCAGCCGAAACATGCGCTTTTCGCCCATGCGGGCCCGTGGGAAGAGGGGGCTGTCGTGCTCTCGGGTCATACCGATGTGGTGCCGATTGATGGCCAGCCGTGGGAAAGTGATCCTTTCACCGTGACCGAACGTGATGGCCGCTACTACGGGCGCGGTACCTGCGACATGAAGGGGTTTGATGCGCTGGCAATCTGGACCTTGATCGAGGCGCATTATGCGGAAGTGAAGCGCCCGCTGCAAATCGCGCTGAGCTTCGACGAAGAGATCGGCTGCACCGGCGCCCCGCCGATGATCCAAGCGATGCAGGGCGTGGTGCCGAAAGGCTCGGCGGTGATCGTGGGTGAGCCATCGACCATGCAAGCCGTGACCGGCCATAAGGGCGGCATCGGTTTTAACACGCATCTGGTGGGGTTCGAAGTCCATTCCTCGCTCTTGCACACTGGGGTTAACGCGATCATGGCGGGCGCGAAGCTCATCGAATGGGCCAATGACGTGAACAGCGACAACATGGCCGCCCGCCCGACCGAGACCGCGGCGATGTTCGACCCGCCCTTCACCACCGCCCATGTCGGCGTGATCGAAGGCGGCACGGCCCACAACATCACGGCCAAGGACTGCAAGTTCGCGATGGATTTCCGCGTCGTCCCGGGCGAGGACAAGGACAAATGGGGCACCGCCTACCTCAAAAAGGTGCGCGAGGTCGAAAAGCAGATGCAGGCCATCGTGCCGGAGACCTATATCGAGACTTCGACCCGGTTTGACGTGCCGGCGCTTCAGCCCGAGAAAGACGGCGAGGCTGAGCAGATCGTGCGCCAGATCACTGGGGATAATGCGAGCCATAAGGTGAGCTATGGCACCGAGGCCGGGCAGTTTCAGGAGGCAGGCTATTCCGCCGTGATCTGCGGCCCCGGCGATATCGCGCAGGCGCATCAGCCGAATGAATATATCGAGGTGGCGCAATTTGAGGCAGGTCATAACTTCATGCGCAAATTGTTGACCCGTCTACAAGGCTAAGCCGGGGGCGGGGGCCGACAGCCCCCGCGACCCGGTAAGACGATCTGCAAATTTTTCCGGCCGCCTGATGCTGCTCACGCGGCCTTTGCTAAAGGGCCGCGCCATGTCTACTTTCCCCATCACCCTTTCAAGCCCTGCCAGCTATCCCCGCACCCCGCCGCGCGAGAGCGAGGTCGTGGTGATCGGCGGCGGGGTGATCGGCGTTTGCACGGCGCTGTTTCTGGTGCGGGCAGGTAAACAGGTCACGCTATTGGAGAAGGGGCGCATCGCTGCCGAACAGTCCAGCCGCAACTGGGGCTGGATTCGCCAGCAAGGGCGGGATCCGGCGGAACTGCCTATCATGGTCGAGGCGGCAAAACTCTGGCGCGAACTGGCCCCACAATTGGACCGCGACATTGGGCTGAAGCAGACCGGGGTTACCTATCTGGCAGACTCGGACGGCAAGATGCAGGGATATGCCGATTGGCTGACCCATGCGGCTGCGAACGGCATCGACAGCCGCCTGATGGACGCAGGCGAGGTTGCTGTTGCCTTTCCGGGACTGAGCAAGACCTATGCCGGGGGACTGATCACCCCCTCGGACATGCGGGCCGAACCTTGGGTGGCGGTGCCCGCGCTGGCCGCCTTGGCCGTCAAAGAGGGCGTGCGAATTATCGAGAACTGCGCCGTGCGCAAGCTCGACCTTGCCGCTGGCCGCATCGCGGGGGTGGTGACCGAAGCGGGCGCAATCCGAACCGCGTCGGTTGTGCTGGCGGGCGGGGCATGGTCGGCTCTTTTCCTGCGCGCCCATGGGGTCAGCCTGCCGCAACTGTCGGTGCGCGAATCCGTGGTGGCAACCAATGTGCTGCCCGAAGTTCACGCAGGGGCCGTGGCCGAAGCCGGTCTTGCCTTCCGCCGCCGTGCCGATGGGGGCTATACGCTGGCACCGGGGGCGGCACCGGAACTCTATGTGGGCCCCGATGCCTTCCGCGCCTTCCGACATTACTTGCCGCAACTGCGCGACAACCCGTTTGGCCAGCGGTTCCGCGCCTCGGCACCAAAGGGGTTTCCCGACGCTTGGACAACTCCGCGCCGTTGGGCTGCAGACAGCCTTAGTCCCTTTGAGGCGATGCGCATTCTTGATCCCGCGCCTGATCACCGCCGACTGCGCAAAGTGCTGAAGCAGTTCGCCGCGCTTTATCCTGCACTGCCGCCCATCACGGCGCGCACTTCATGGGCCGGGATGATCGACACAATGCCCGATATCGTGCCGGTGGTGGATCACTGTGCGCAAATTCCGGGCCTGACCATTGGCACCGGTATGTCTGGTCATGGCTTTGGCATCGGGCCGGGGATGGGGCGGGTGCTGGCGGCTCTGGTCATGGGGAATGCGCCGGGCCATGATATGACCAGATTCCGCGCCGATCGGTTCAGGGATGGCAGTCCCATCCGCCCCGGTCCGGCTATTTAAACTTATTGTTCAAAGGACAGGTCATGCCGATCAAGAACCGTTTTGCCGAAACGCACGCCGAGATCACCGCATGGCGGCGCCACCTGCATGAGCATCCAGAACTGATGTTCGATCTGCCCGAAACTTCAAAATTCGTTGAAGAGAAACTGCGCAGCTTTGGCATCACCGACATCACCACCGGCATCGCCCAGACTGGCGTGGTGGCGGTGATAGAGGGGCAGAGCAATACCTCTAACCGCACCATCGGGCTGCGCGCTGACATGGACGCGCTCCCGATTATGGAGGCGACGGGGCTGCCCTATGCCTCCAAAACCCCCGGCAAGATGCATGCCTGCGGCCATGACGGTCACACCGCGATGCTGCTGGGAGCGGCGCAATACCTCGCCGAAACACGCAATTTCGATGGGCGTGTCGTGCTGATCTTCCAACCGGCCGAAGAAGGCGGTGGTGGCGGCGAAGTCATGGTGCAGGAAGGGTTGATGGACCGCTGGGACATTGATGAAGTTTACGGCATGCATAATATGCCGGGCCATCCGACGGGGCATTTTGCGATCCGTGAGGGCGCGCTTCTCGCGGCGGCGGATGAATTCAACATCACGCTCACCGGGCAGGGCGGCCATGCCGCCGCACCGCATGAGGCGATAGATACCAACCTCGCCGCCGCTCATGTGCTGATCGCGCTGCAATCCATCGCCAGCCGCAACACCGATCCGCTAAAGCAGGTCGTCGTTTCAGTCTGCACCCTGCGCAGCGATACCGACAGCCACAATGTGCTGCCGCATCAGGTGCTTTTGCGTGGCACGGTACGAACGCTGAACCCCGAGGTGCAGGATTTGGCCGAGCGGCGCTTGCACGACATTACCCGCCTCACGGCAGAAGCGCATCAGTGCAAGGCCGAGATCGACTATCAGCGTGGCTATCCCGTGACCCGCAACCACGCCGAGCACACCCGCTTTGCTGCCGAGGCCGCCGACCAAATCACCCCCGGCACCGAACGCGACACACCGCCCATTATGGCGGGGGAGGATTTTTCCTACATGCTCAATGCGCGACCGGGTGCCTATATTATGATCGGAAACGGCGACGGGGCGACGGTGCACCACCCGGAGTATGACTTTGACGATGCTGCGATCCCGGCGGGCTGTTCATGGTTCGCGCAGGTGGTTGAGGACCGGCTGGCAAGGGCGTAAGCATGTGTCAGATAAATGCGACTGCATGAAAATCAGCGCCCAACCCAATTCTGGAGGATACTTCCCAAATGCCCGTTAAGAACCGATTTGCCGAACTGCATGACGACATCACCGCATGGCGGCGTGACCTGCATGAGAACCCCGAGATCCTTTTCGAGACGCACCGCACTTCTGGCATCGTCGCCGAGAAGCTGCGCGCCTTTGGCTGTGACGAAGTGGTCGAAGGCATCGGCCGCACCGGTGTTATCGGTGTGATCAAGGGCAAGTCCACCGCCTCGGGCAAGGTGGTCGGCCTGCGCGCTGACATGGACGCGCTGCCGATCAATGAGCAGACGGGCCTCGACTATGCCTCGAAAACCCCCGACGCGATGCATGCCTGCGGCCACGACGGCCACACCGCCATGCTGCTGGGAGCCGCGCAATATCTGGCGGAGACCCGGAACTTCGACGGCACCGTCGTTGTGATCTTCCAGCCCGCCGAAGAAGGCGGCGGCGGGGGGCGCGAAATGTGCGAAGACGGCATGATGGACCGTTGGGGCATTCAGGAAGTTTACGGCATGCACAACTGGCCGGGCATGCCCACAGGCTCTTTCGGGATTCGTCCGGGCGCGTTCTTTGCCGCGACGGATCAATTCGACATCACCTTCGAAGGGCGCGGGGGTCATGCCGCCAAACCGCATGAGACCATCGACACCACAGTCATGGCAGCACAGGCCGTGCTGGCGTTGCAAACCATCGCCGCGCGCAATGCCGACCCGGTAGAGCAGATCGTGGTCTCGGTCACGGCGTTTGAGACATCGTCCAAAGCGTTCAACGTGATTCCGCAGCGGGTGCAGATGAAAGGCACCGTGCGCACGATGTCGGCAGAAGTCCGCAGCCTTGCTGAAAAACGCATCAATGAGATTTGCAACGGCATCGCTGCAACCTTTGGTGGCAAGGCCGATGTGACCTATCACCGGGGCTATCCAGTCATGGTGAACCATGATGAGCAGACCGAGTTCGCGGCGGACGTGGCGCGATCCATCTCTGGCGATTGTCGTGAAGCGCCTCTCGTCATGGGCGGCGAAGACTTTGCCTTCATGCTCGAAGAGCGTCCGGGTGCCTATATTCTGGTGGGCAACGGCGATACCGCAGCGGTGCACCACCCCGAATATAACTTCAACGACGAAGCCATTCCGGCGGGCTGTAGCTGGTGGGCGGGGATCGTCGAGCAGCGGATGCCGGCGGCGTAATCTCGTATCGCATGAAACGCGCCTCCCTCGGGGGGCGCGTTTTTGTTTGTGGGGTCAGCCGCGCTCCCAAAGCGCGCGGTAAACCGTTTCGATCCCGTCGGCTTCTGCCCGCGCGCTAAAGCGCTGTTCTGCCCAGTGGCGCGCGGCCTCTGACAGGGCGGCTTGGTCATCCCGCTCAAGTATAGACAACGCGGCATGGGCCGCAGCCTCCGCCGCACCCAGTGGCACCACTTTGCCCACCCGGCCCGCGTTCGAGAAAGCGCCATAATAGCCCGCGTCGCTGCCCACGAAGGGCACGCCCGAGGCCAGCGCTTCGAGCGGAACCATGCCGTAGCCCTCGTAGCGCGGCAGTTGCACAACGAGCGACAGCGCGCGCATTAGTTTCGGCAAGTCGGCGGCCGGATATTCCCCGACAAAGAGCAAGCGGTCGGCCAGCCCCGCCGCCTCAACCTGAGCCTTGAGCTTGGTAAGAAACGCATCATGCTTGCCGCCCGCACGGCCAATGACCAGCGCCACCGCGCCTGGGCGTTCAGGCAGCAGGCGCAGCATTGCCTCTACAAAAAGGTCGGTGCCTTTCTCGGGCCGAATGCGCCCCACGGTGGCAATGCCATGGGTGCCGCCAAAGCCCATCTGCTCCCAAGCGTTCGTTCGGTTCGTGGCGGGTGAAAAGACATTGGTATCCACCCCATGCGGCACCACGGCGCGCACATGAGGTACGAACTCTGCCGCACGTTCAGTTGTCGCAATCACTGCGTCCATCTGCCGGATCAGCCAGCGGGGATAGGCCGAATGCAAGCGCTGCGCGGCTGAGGTAAAAACAATTTTGATGTTGGCGCGGCGCACATCGCGCAGCCAAAGTGCGCTGCGCATCTCTGTATTGCGGCGCACGTGCCAGATCGCAAAGGGATGATCTGCGGGTGGGTGATTGCGGGTGATCCGCGCAGCCGCCGCGCGGGTCAGCGGGGTCGGGCAGCCGGGGAGGGGTTGGCCCACCAGCGCCATCTCGTGGCGCGTGACCTGTTGGCGGATTACATTGGCCGCTGTGGCAGAAACCCCGGTGAAATTGCGGTTGTAATTGGTGACGTAAAGCTCAGGCATGCGGGCCTCTCTCACGCAGACGCAGCGCCGTGATCAGCCGCTCGGCGATACTGTCGAGCTTATCAGTCTGTGCCCCGGCATAGGATTTGGCCGAGGCCACACCGCTGGCGCGGGCGATGTCGTTGCTGAGCAAATCCGCAACCCTATCCGCCAAATCCTGCGTGCCCGCCACTAGCCGTGCTGCGCCTGCGGCCTCCATCTCTGCATAGGTTTCAGCAAAGTTGGTGACATGGGTACCGGAAAGCACCATCGCCCCCGCCTGTGCGACCTCATATGGGTTGTGCCCGCCGATAGGGTGCAATGAACCGCCCAGAAAGACGATGCCAGACAGGGCGTACCACGTGCCCAATTCCCCCAAAGTATCGGCCAGATAGACCTGCTCTTGCGGCATGTCGCCCCGCGTCCGGCGGCCATGGCTCAGACCGACGCTGGCGATGAGACCGGCCACTTCGTCACCGCGTTCCGGATGGCGGGGAACGAGGATGAGGCAGAGATCGGGGAAGCGTTCGAGCAGTTGCCGATGGGCCTCCAATACCGCTTTCTCCTCGCCCGGATGGGTGGAGGAGGCGATCCAGACCGGACCGCCGTCCAAGGCCTTGCGGGCCTTTGCGATTGTTTCGTCGTCCTGCGGCAGGGGGCCTGCCATCGATTTCAGGTTGATCCCCGCCGCGACGCGGTCAGCGGGGGCATTAATTGTACCCATTGCCCGCGCCATCGCGTCATTCTGGGTCAGGATCAGATCGAACACCCCAAAAAGGAACCCCGCCAGAGCAGGCTGTTTCTGCCAACGCGCGATGGAGCGTTGCGACAACCGCGCGTTGATCAGCGCCATCGCCGTGCCGCGCGCATGGGTGCGCCGCAACATCTGAGGCCAAAGTTCACTTTCCACGAAAAGCGCCGCATCGGGGCGCCAGTGGTTCAAAAAACGGTTCAGTGGGCCGGGGGCGTCGAGCGGGGCGAATTGGTGCTGCGTGCGCGGCGGCAGACGGCTCCCCACCAAACGTCCCGAGGTCGCAGTGCCGGAGGTGATCAGAAAATGCGCTTGGGGCAGCGCGCGGCCCATCCGGTCAATCAGCGCCAATACCGACAGGCTTTCTCCAACCGAGGCGGCGTGGAACCAGATTAGTTGGCCCGCCGGGCGCGGTTGGCTGGCATGGCCGAGCTTTTCGCGTGCACGTTTAGGCTCGACTTCGGCGCGGCGCAGTTTGGCCATGGATTGCCGCCCCGCGAAGGGCAACATCACGCTGCTTGCCGCGACCCATGCCCGGTAGAGGAACGGCGTGGCCATCGGGCTCAGCCGCCCGTATGGCTCATGTGGCGCGGCATCTGCCCGTCGACACGCTGGCGGGAATAGTCGAAATCATGCCCCTTGGGCTTGCGGTCGATCGCCGCGCGGATCGCCTCTTGAAGCGGCAGGTCAGTATCGGGGTGTTCGCGCAGTGGAGCGCGAAGATCGGCCACATCTTCTTGACCCAGACACATGAAAATCTCACCCGTACAGGTGACCCGCACGCGGTTGCAGCTTTCGCAGAAGTTATGGCTCAGCGGGGTGATGAAGCCGATTTTCTGACCTGTCTCTTCCAATCGCACATAGCGGGCCGGGCCGCCTGTGCGCTCGGCCAGATCGGTGACGGTGTAATGCTCCGCGTAGCGGGCCCGCACGTCCTTGAGGGACCAGAACTGACCAAAGCGGTCCTCGTTGCCCAGATCGCCCATCGGCATGACTTCGATCCACGTCAGATCAATGCTACGCTCAGCGCACCATTCGGTGATGCGCGGCAGCTCGGGCTCGTTGAAGCCCTTGAGCGCCACGGCGTTGATCTTGATCTTCAGCCCTGCACGCTGCGCGGCATCAATCCCGCGCAGCACCTGCGGCAGGCGACCCCAGCGAGTGATATCCGCGAACTTTTGCTCGTCTAGTGTGTCGAGCGAGACATTCACCCGGCGCACCCCAGCGGCGTAAAGGTCATCGGCGAAGCGTTCCAGC is a window of Sulfitobacter sp. W027 DNA encoding:
- a CDS encoding M20 aminoacylase family protein is translated as MPVKNRFAELHDDITAWRRDLHENPEILFETHRTSGIVAEKLRAFGCDEVVEGIGRTGVIGVIKGKSTASGKVVGLRADMDALPINEQTGLDYASKTPDAMHACGHDGHTAMLLGAAQYLAETRNFDGTVVVIFQPAEEGGGGGREMCEDGMMDRWGIQEVYGMHNWPGMPTGSFGIRPGAFFAATDQFDITFEGRGGHAAKPHETIDTTVMAAQAVLALQTIAARNADPVEQIVVSVTAFETSSKAFNVIPQRVQMKGTVRTMSAEVRSLAEKRINEICNGIAATFGGKADVTYHRGYPVMVNHDEQTEFAADVARSISGDCREAPLVMGGEDFAFMLEERPGAYILVGNGDTAAVHHPEYNFNDEAIPAGCSWWAGIVEQRMPAA
- the argE gene encoding acetylornithine deacetylase; translated protein: MTERLTPLELMTKLISFPTVSRDTNIPLIDWVADYLASHGIESHRYVDPEQPKHALFAHAGPWEEGAVVLSGHTDVVPIDGQPWESDPFTVTERDGRYYGRGTCDMKGFDALAIWTLIEAHYAEVKRPLQIALSFDEEIGCTGAPPMIQAMQGVVPKGSAVIVGEPSTMQAVTGHKGGIGFNTHLVGFEVHSSLLHTGVNAIMAGAKLIEWANDVNSDNMAARPTETAAMFDPPFTTAHVGVIEGGTAHNITAKDCKFAMDFRVVPGEDKDKWGTAYLKKVREVEKQMQAIVPETYIETSTRFDVPALQPEKDGEAEQIVRQITGDNASHKVSYGTEAGQFQEAGYSAVICGPGDIAQAHQPNEYIEVAQFEAGHNFMRKLLTRLQG
- a CDS encoding M20 aminoacylase family protein; the encoded protein is MPIKNRFAETHAEITAWRRHLHEHPELMFDLPETSKFVEEKLRSFGITDITTGIAQTGVVAVIEGQSNTSNRTIGLRADMDALPIMEATGLPYASKTPGKMHACGHDGHTAMLLGAAQYLAETRNFDGRVVLIFQPAEEGGGGGEVMVQEGLMDRWDIDEVYGMHNMPGHPTGHFAIREGALLAAADEFNITLTGQGGHAAAPHEAIDTNLAAAHVLIALQSIASRNTDPLKQVVVSVCTLRSDTDSHNVLPHQVLLRGTVRTLNPEVQDLAERRLHDITRLTAEAHQCKAEIDYQRGYPVTRNHAEHTRFAAEAADQITPGTERDTPPIMAGEDFSYMLNARPGAYIMIGNGDGATVHHPEYDFDDAAIPAGCSWFAQVVEDRLARA
- a CDS encoding FAD-binding oxidoreductase, with the protein product MSTFPITLSSPASYPRTPPRESEVVVIGGGVIGVCTALFLVRAGKQVTLLEKGRIAAEQSSRNWGWIRQQGRDPAELPIMVEAAKLWRELAPQLDRDIGLKQTGVTYLADSDGKMQGYADWLTHAAANGIDSRLMDAGEVAVAFPGLSKTYAGGLITPSDMRAEPWVAVPALAALAVKEGVRIIENCAVRKLDLAAGRIAGVVTEAGAIRTASVVLAGGAWSALFLRAHGVSLPQLSVRESVVATNVLPEVHAGAVAEAGLAFRRRADGGYTLAPGAAPELYVGPDAFRAFRHYLPQLRDNPFGQRFRASAPKGFPDAWTTPRRWAADSLSPFEAMRILDPAPDHRRLRKVLKQFAALYPALPPITARTSWAGMIDTMPDIVPVVDHCAQIPGLTIGTGMSGHGFGIGPGMGRVLAALVMGNAPGHDMTRFRADRFRDGSPIRPGPAI
- a CDS encoding ABC transporter ATP-binding protein, with amino-acid sequence MLDHISGAPIAQIQGLRVEFQTKDGPVVGVEDVSFDINPGETVCVVGESGSGKSVSSLSLMRLVEYGGGEIAGGRLLFERGEKGQVDLAASSGSLMRKIRGNEIGMIFQEPMTALNPVFTIGKQMTEGLRLHLNMSRKEAEARALELMKQVRIPEPERRLKQYPHELSGGMRQRVVIAMALACEPRLLIADEPTTALDVTIQAEILALMDRLKRETGTAVMFITHDMAVVAQMADRVVVMFRGKKVEEGTVEEIFENPKHPYTKALLAAVPKLGEMTGKPYPEPMKLLGSEDKEILPIKGRQEVLLSVKNLTTRFPVQGGFLRRTVANVHAVEDLSFTLNKGQTLSLVGESGCGKSTAGRSILRLVEPMSGEVNLDGVDIMSLDQNALRTARLDMQMIFQDPFASLNPQMQLSDQVAEPIHNFATLKGAEITKRVEMLFDRVELPRSFMRRFPHELSGGQRQRVAIARALALNPKLIIADEAVSALDVSVQAQVLNLMMELQAEMELSFLFISHDMAVVERVSHYVGVMYLGRIVELGSRQRVFENPQHPYTQALMKAVPIADPRRRKSEKDLNFKPIPSPIHPASYVPEPSIYKEVEPGHHVLITDSGY
- a CDS encoding peptide ABC transporter substrate-binding protein; this translates as MKLKTLLMGAVASTAFAPMAFAEAHEGERGRDGEVKIIYWQAPSILNPYLSSGTKDVEASSLILEPLGRYDETGALVPYLATEIPTLENGGVSEDLKTITWKLKDGLVWSDGSPVTANDVKFTADYCMNPEGGCAQLAKFEGVSSVDVVDDQTVKVTFSEPMPNPYGPFMGGQSPIIQAAQFADCTGAKAPECTEANFNPIGTGPFTVTEFRPNDVITMAANENFREAGKPAFATLTFKGGGDATAAGRAVMETGEFDYAWNLQLAPDVIAKMAEGGKGKPMSAFGTLVERLELNMTDASPDLPEGERSTAKHPHPILSDEKVRRALSMAIDRELLVEVGYGQAGRATCNMVPAPELYASDNTDCLTQDIEGAKALLDEAGWTDTDGDGVRDKDGKKLALLYQTSTNAVRQDFQALIKDWWSQIGVETELRNIDSSVFFGGDPGSTDTFQRFYADVEMYANNFDGTDPQSYLAQRTCAKFPSPETQWQGENINRFCDEEYDTMVAELGRTGEMEKRGELAKKLNDMLTKDTYSILPLVDRGRVSAAANTLGGVVLNTWDSELWNAADWYRMKE
- a CDS encoding glycosyltransferase family 4 protein; the encoded protein is MPELYVTNYNRNFTGVSATAANVIRQQVTRHEMALVGQPLPGCPTPLTRAAAARITRNHPPADHPFAIWHVRRNTEMRSALWLRDVRRANIKIVFTSAAQRLHSAYPRWLIRQMDAVIATTERAAEFVPHVRAVVPHGVDTNVFSPATNRTNAWEQMGFGGTHGIATVGRIRPEKGTDLFVEAMLRLLPERPGAVALVIGRAGGKHDAFLTKLKAQVEAAGLADRLLFVGEYPAADLPKLMRALSLVVQLPRYEGYGMVPLEALASGVPFVGSDAGYYGAFSNAGRVGKVVPLGAAEAAAHAALSILERDDQAALSEAARHWAEQRFSARAEADGIETVYRALWERG